The following coding sequences lie in one Candidatus Palauibacter australiensis genomic window:
- a CDS encoding S9 family peptidase has protein sequence MDTRAPLSRRDLFRNPVTLAALTVLGVLCSLAVPGSTLLAQEANGALPLESWLDWERVQDPRISPDGGAVVYERLWVDKMNDAWESSIWIVNPDGSRPRHLVDGSSPRWSPDGSRLAFLAPDDEGNTQIFVRWMDAEGAVSQVTRLTDSPSDIAWSPDGTRFSFTMRVGAEQPTARHWSISLPKPEGATWTPGPRIIERLVYRQDRVGFLGDKYRHIFVVPAEGGTARQLTEGDFNFGVPVWEPDGQSLLFSSLIAEDAVYRWQETEIYRLDAESGDLSQVTTRKGPDNRPVPSPDGRLIAYVGHDTTTFDYIESAVYVMNADGSNPRALTAEMDRSPGTLHWAPDGGGVYFDASADGYRNLHYASVDGDVRAMTEGPQMFGLNAVSGGGTAVGMWGDAHEPGDIYAFPVDRPDRRTRLTDVNADVLAGVTLGEVEQVWSESSHDGLAIHGWVIKPPDFDASRQYPLILVIHGGPHGMYNGGFNFSWQEHAANGYVVLYTNPRGSSGYGTEFGNAIQYDYPNHDFDDLMSSVDEVISRGYVDDGNMFVYGCSGGGVLTSWVVGHTDRFRAASANCPVVNWFNFPNEVDGNYLRWYADFQEFPWVDPSEHIRRSPITYVGNVTTPTMLMTGVLDLRTPMSQTEQFYQALKAQNKPTAMVQFQGEWHGTSRLPSNFLRTQLILRKWFERWGTHDDERTAATQTGS, from the coding sequence ATGGACACGCGCGCCCCCCTTTCCCGCCGCGACCTCTTCCGGAATCCCGTCACCCTCGCCGCTCTCACCGTTCTCGGCGTGCTCTGCAGCCTCGCTGTCCCCGGCTCGACGCTCCTCGCGCAGGAAGCGAACGGTGCCCTCCCGCTCGAGTCCTGGCTCGACTGGGAGCGGGTCCAGGATCCGCGGATCTCGCCGGATGGCGGCGCCGTCGTGTACGAGCGTCTGTGGGTCGACAAGATGAACGACGCGTGGGAGTCGTCGATCTGGATCGTTAATCCGGACGGCAGTCGCCCGCGCCACCTCGTCGACGGATCCTCGCCGCGCTGGTCTCCCGACGGCAGCCGACTCGCCTTCCTCGCGCCCGATGACGAGGGGAACACGCAGATCTTCGTGCGCTGGATGGATGCCGAGGGCGCCGTCTCCCAGGTGACGCGGCTCACGGACAGTCCTTCGGACATCGCCTGGTCTCCCGACGGGACGCGCTTCTCGTTCACGATGCGCGTGGGGGCGGAGCAGCCCACGGCGCGCCACTGGTCCATCTCGCTCCCGAAGCCGGAGGGGGCGACGTGGACGCCGGGGCCTCGGATCATCGAGCGTCTCGTCTATCGGCAGGACCGCGTCGGATTCCTGGGCGACAAGTACCGGCACATCTTCGTCGTCCCCGCCGAAGGCGGCACGGCGCGCCAGCTCACCGAGGGCGACTTCAACTTCGGAGTCCCCGTCTGGGAACCTGATGGACAGTCGCTCCTCTTCAGCAGCCTCATCGCGGAGGACGCGGTATACCGGTGGCAGGAGACCGAGATCTACCGGCTCGACGCGGAGTCCGGCGACCTGAGCCAGGTCACGACGCGCAAGGGCCCGGACAACCGGCCGGTGCCATCGCCGGATGGGCGCCTGATCGCCTACGTGGGGCACGACACGACGACCTTCGACTACATCGAATCCGCCGTCTACGTGATGAACGCGGATGGGTCGAACCCGCGCGCCCTCACGGCCGAGATGGACCGCAGTCCGGGGACGCTGCACTGGGCACCGGATGGAGGCGGCGTCTATTTCGACGCTTCGGCGGACGGCTATCGCAACCTCCACTACGCCTCCGTGGACGGAGATGTGCGGGCGATGACCGAAGGCCCGCAGATGTTCGGCCTCAACGCCGTGAGCGGCGGCGGCACGGCCGTCGGGATGTGGGGTGATGCGCACGAGCCCGGCGACATCTACGCCTTCCCCGTCGACCGGCCCGATCGGCGCACGAGGCTGACGGATGTGAACGCCGACGTGCTCGCGGGCGTGACGCTGGGCGAGGTCGAACAGGTCTGGAGCGAGTCATCCCATGACGGACTCGCGATTCACGGCTGGGTCATCAAGCCCCCGGACTTCGACGCGTCGCGGCAGTATCCGCTCATTCTCGTGATTCACGGCGGGCCGCACGGCATGTACAACGGCGGGTTCAACTTCTCGTGGCAGGAGCACGCCGCGAACGGCTACGTCGTCCTCTACACGAACCCGCGCGGAAGCTCCGGCTACGGCACGGAGTTCGGGAACGCGATCCAGTACGACTATCCGAACCACGATTTTGACGACCTCATGTCGAGCGTGGACGAGGTCATCTCCCGCGGATACGTGGACGACGGCAACATGTTCGTCTACGGGTGCTCGGGTGGGGGCGTCCTGACGTCGTGGGTCGTGGGGCACACGGACCGCTTTCGGGCCGCTTCGGCGAACTGCCCGGTCGTGAACTGGTTCAACTTCCCGAACGAGGTCGACGGCAACTATCTGCGCTGGTATGCGGACTTCCAGGAGTTTCCGTGGGTGGACCCGAGCGAGCACATCCGCCGCTCGCCGATCACCTACGTGGGCAACGTCACGACGCCGACGATGCTCATGACGGGCGTCCTCGACCTGCGCACGCCGATGTCGCAGACGGAGCAGTTCTACCAGGCGCTCAAGGCGCAGAACAAGCCGACCGCGATGGTCCAGTTCCAGGGCGAGTGGCACGGCACGTCGCGCCTGCCGTCCAACTTCCTGCGCACGCAACTCATCCTCAGGAAGTGGTTCGAGCGCTGGGGCACCCACGATGACGAGCGCACCGCCGCCACCCAGACCGGCTCGTAG